One stretch of Sebastes umbrosus isolate fSebUmb1 chromosome 5, fSebUmb1.pri, whole genome shotgun sequence DNA includes these proteins:
- the rad54l gene encoding DNA repair and recombination protein RAD54-like — protein MRRSLAPSQVAKRKGGDSCEDEDWTCRSEKRRKRDNETKESHISPFRKPLTQLNHRPACMDGDKHEAFIRSILSKPFKIPIPNYTGPLGIRALGLKRAGVRKALHDPFAEDALVLYEPPTLSAHDLIKADKEKLPVHVVVDPVLGKVLRPHQREGVKFLWECVTGRRISESYGCIMADEMGLGKTLQCIALIWTLLRQSPDAKPEIDKVIVVSPSSLVRNWYNEVGKWLGGRVSPTAIDGGSKDEIDRKLVNFMSQHGLRVPTPILIISYETFRLHAGVLHKGKVGLVICDEGHRLKNSDNQTYQALNAMSAQRRVLISGTPIQNDLLEYFSLVHFVNAGILGTAQEFKKRFELPILKGRDADASDKDRQTGEGKLKELISIVNRCLIRRTSDILSKYLPVKIEQVVCCRLTPLQSELYKHFLRQAKPIETLQEGKIGVSSLSSITSLKKLCNHPALIHEKCVERAEGFEGALDLFPPGYCTKAVEPQLSGKMLVLDYILAMTRTTTSDKVVLVSNYTQTLDLFEKLCRSRRYLYVRLDGTMSIKKRAKIVEKFNSPSSPEFIFMLSSKAGGCGLNLIGANRLVMFDPDWNPANDEQAMARVWRDGQKKTCYIYRLLSTGTIEEKILQRQAHKKALSSCVVDEEQDVERHFSLGELRELFILNEETTSDTHDRFRCRRCVNGREVRPPADDSDCTSDLSQWNHCFDKKGLRDQVLKASWDAAVSFVFHQRSHEDQKGVV, from the exons ATG AGGAGGAGTCTGGCTCCCAGTCAGGTCGCTAAACGGAAAGGAGGAGATTCCTGTGAAGATGAGGACTGGACATGTAGATCT gagaaaagaagaaaacgtGATAATGAGACGAAAGAAAGCCATATATCCCCCTTCAGAAAGCCTCTGACACAGCTGAACCATCGGCCTGCGTGTATGGATGGTGACAAACAT GAAGCATTTATTCGAAGTATCCTCTCCAAGCCATTTAAAATTCCTATTCCTAACTACACAG GCCCGCTGGGAATCAGGGCACTTGGTCTAAAGCGTGCAGGAGTAAGGAAAGCACTTCACGATCCCTTTGCAGAAGATGCTTTGGTTCTTTATGAGCCCCCAACTCTGAGCGCTCATGACCTGATCAAAGCTGACAA AGAGAAACTACCAGTCCATGTTGTTGTGGATCCAGTTTTAGGAAAAGTGCTCCGACCCCATCAGAGAGAG GGTGTGAAGTTCCTGTGGGAGTGTGTGACGGGAAGACGCATCTCAGAATCGTACGGCTGCATCATGGCTGATGAGATGGGCCTGGGGAAGACTTTGCAGTGTATCGCCCTCATCTGGACCCTGCTACGCCAAAGCCCCGATGCTAAGCCGGAGATAGACAAGGTCATTGTGGTTTCACCTTCCAGTCTGGTTCGCAACTGGTACAATGAAGTAGGGAAGTGGCTGGGAGGACGCGTCTCACCGACGGCCATCGACGGAGGTTCAAAGGACGAGATCGATAGAAAATTAG TGAACTTCATGTCTCAGCACGGTTTGAGAGTACCAACCCCGATCCTCATCATTTCATATGAGACATTTCGACTGCACGCCGGGGTTCTGCACAAGGGCAAAGTTGGACTGGTTATCTGTGATGAG GGTCATCGGCTGAAGAACTCCGACAACCAGACATACCAGGCCCTAAATGCAATGAGTGCCCAGAGGAGAGTGCTGATATCAGGCACTCCCATCCAGAACGACCTGCTGGAGTACTTCAGCCTGGTCCATTTTGTTAATGCTGGGATCCTTG GTACCGCCCAGGAGTTTAAAAAGCGATTTGAGCTTCCCATCCTCAAGGGTCGAGATGCCGATGCTAGTGATAAAGACCGACAGACTGGAGAGGGGAAACTCAAGGAGCTGATCAGCATCGTCAACAG GTGCTTGATAAGGAGAACATCGGATATCTTGTCTAAATATCTTCCTGTGAAAATCGAGCAGGTTGTGTGTTGCAG GCTGACTCCTCTGCAGTCGGAGCTCTATAAGCACTTCCTGAGGCAGGCGAAACCCATTGAGACATTACAAGAGGGCAAAATAGGtgtctcctccctgtcttccatcaCATCACTCAAGAAACTCTGCAATC ACCCGGCTCTCATCCATGAGAAGTGTGTGGAGCGTGCGGAGGGCTTTGAGGGGGCGCTGGATCTGTTTCCACCTGGCTACTGCACTAAAGCTGTGGAGCCTCAGCTCTCTG GGAAAATGCTGGTTCTTGACTACATTCTGGCAATGACGAGGACTACAACTAGTGACAAGGTGGTGCTCGTCTCCAACTACACTCAAACACTGGACCTCTTTGAAAAGCTGTGCAGATCTAGAAG ATACCTCTATGTTCGACTGGATGGCACAATGTCCATCAAGAAAAGGGCCAAGATCGTAGAAAAATTCAACAGTCCATCT agtccagagttcatCTTCATGCTGAGCAGCAAGGCAGGTGGATGCGGCCTGAATCTGATTGGTGCTAATCGCTTGGTGATGTTCGATCCTGACTGGAACCCAGCCAATGACGAGCAGGCGATGGCACGGGTGTGGAGAGACGGCCAGAAGAAGACCTGCTACATCTACAGACTGCTCTCT ACAGGGACGATCGAGGAGAAGATCCTGCAGAGGCAGGCCCACAAGAAAGCCCTGAGCAGCTGTGTGGTGGATGAGGAACAGGACGTGGAGCGCCACTTCTCTCTGGGCGAACTCCGAGAACTCTTCATTCTCAACGAGGAGACCACCAGCGACACACATGACAG GTTTCGTTGTCGCCGCTGTGTGAATGGCAGGGAGGTTCGGCCTCCTGCAGATGACTCTGACTGTACCAGTGACCTTTCCCAGTGGAACCACTGCTTCGACAAGAAGGGCCTGAGGGACCAAGTGTTGAAAGCCTCATGGGACGCCGCCGTCTCCTTCGTCTTCCACCAGCGTTCTCACGAGGACCAGAAGGGTGTCGTATAG